One Felis catus isolate Fca126 chromosome D1, F.catus_Fca126_mat1.0, whole genome shotgun sequence DNA segment encodes these proteins:
- the LOC101088690 gene encoding olfactory receptor 52B4-like, which yields MASFNHTGVNHIVFYLLGIPGREDLHIWISIPLLISYVFALLGNGLLIYIILTKSSLHEPMYLFLCMLAGVDIVFATTTEPKALAIFWFNNREISLNSCIAQLYFQHSFFISESGILLIMAFDRYIAICYPLRYTMILTHSLIGKIGVAVFLRAHCTIFPMIFLLKRLTFCRNNILPHTFCEHIGLAKYACDDIRINIWYGFFVLMSTVILDIVLIFVSYTLILHAIYRIPSRDACHKALNICGSHVCVIVLFYGPGIFLVLTQRFGRHIPLHVHILLANVSMLVPPMLNPIIYGVKIKQI from the coding sequence ATGGCTAGCTTCAATCACACTGGTGTTAACCATATAGTCTTCTATCTGCTGGGCATTCCAGGCCGAGAAGACCTACACATATGGATTTCCATCCCCTTACTCATCTCCTATGTCTTTGCTCTTCTTGGAAATGGTCTGCTCATCTATATTATCCTCACCAAGAGCAGCCTCCATGAGCCTATGTATCTTTTCCTCTGCATGCTGGCTGGAGTTGACATTGTCTTTGCCACAACCACAGAACCCAAGGCATTGGCAATTTTTTGGTTCAATAATAGGGAGATCTCTCTTAATAGCTGCATTGCCCAGCTCTACTTCCAgcattccttcttcatttctgagtCTGGCATCTTGCTGATTATGGCATTTGACCGCTACATTGCAATATGTTACCCACTGAGGTACACCATGATACTCACTCATTCTCTGATAGGGAAAATTGGTGTGGCTGTTTTCTTGAGAGCACATTGTACAATTTTCCCCATGATATTTCTTCTGAAGAGACTCACTTTTTGCAGAAATAACATCCTACCACATACATTCTGTGAACACATTGGTTTGGCCAAGTATGCCTGTGATGATATCCGTATAAACATCTGGTATGGATTTTTTGTCCTAATGTCCACAGTGATCCTAGACATTGTcctcatttttgtttcctataCTCTGATACTCCATGCTATCTACCGTATCCCTTCCCGAGATGCTTGCCACAAAGCTCTCAACATATGTGGCTCCCATGTCTGTGTCATTGTCCTTTTTTATGGGCCTGGGATCTTCTTGGTTCTCACTCAGCGCTTTGGACGTCACATCCCACTACATGTCCACATTCTGTTGGCCAATGTCAGCATGCTTGTTCCACCGATGCTGAATCCTATCATTTATGGGGtcaaaataaaacagatatgA